The sequence TTCAATTTGCTTGGCGGTGTATTCCAGTAATTCGTTATAGGTCTTGGCCAGCGGCTGAACTTCCGGTGGAATATTGTTTAACTCCAAGGCCTTAATCTCACCTTCTTGTAGGCGTGATAGCGCATGTTGGATTTGTTTCACGGGCTTAAACGATTGGCGCAGGATTAAGAAGATCCCCGCGATCATCGCCACTAACATTGCAAGGTTAACCCCAAGCTTAGTGCCGTAGACTTCACTAAATACCCGTCGACCGATACTCAAGTCCTGCGCCACGGTGAGTGTCGCGGTTACATTCGCGCTGCTGGAATTTAATCCTAGGGATAATAACTGCATGTCATTGTTTTTGGGTCCCTTTGCCTGCCAAACTCGGGTTTGACTTGGTGCTAAAGGCTCGATATCGAGCTGCATATCCCAAAGTGAACGGGAGCGGATCACTTCATTGGGGAGGTTGAGCTGGAAATAACGCCCCGAATAGGCGGGGCGGTAAAAGCTTGATAGTTGGCTTTGATCGATATGGATCTCCCCATTATTGAAATGGGTCGCCAGCATAATGTGCTCTAAATCTTCTTCTAAGCGATTGATAATCGAGTCATGAAACGCTTGGCGCAGCATGGACTCAAATAATATGAGTCCAATCACTGTGCCTAACACCAATAAGCCCGTTAACCATAAACTGAGCTTAGTGCGAATAGAGATCATGC comes from Shewanella oneidensis MR-1 and encodes:
- a CDS encoding ATP-binding protein, with the translated sequence MISIRTKLSLWLTGLLVLGTVIGLILFESMLRQAFHDSIINRLEEDLEHIMLATHFNNGEIHIDQSQLSSFYRPAYSGRYFQLNLPNEVIRSRSLWDMQLDIEPLAPSQTRVWQAKGPKNNDMQLLSLGLNSSSANVTATLTVAQDLSIGRRVFSEVYGTKLGVNLAMLVAMIAGIFLILRQSFKPVKQIQHALSRLQEGEIKALELNNIPPEVQPLAKTYNELLEYTAKQIERSRNNLGNLSHGLKTPLAVMQQQVEALGLKDPETAMALQQQLDAIHKMVERKLAAARITGDMLPAAQLVVPRDLHSLANTLNKVHRSKNISCNFELDPSIQRLPIHREDGMELLGNLLDNAFKWADSQVTVKLWKAQNKLYLSIDDDGPGVADDELDKLTQRGTRLDESVMGHGLGLSIVKEIAEQYGIELKFTHSRRLSGLCIELVLS